Proteins encoded together in one bacterium window:
- a CDS encoding PorV/PorQ family protein, giving the protein MKNLFYILLSIIILNDIMFAQLFPVLGDQRAGISTAQFLKIGVGGRAAALGESFIAISDDASALYWNPAGLAQFNKNQLIISHNIWVADINHDFIGVVYHLDGDNSFGASLTAVTMDDMPVTTEFAPFGTGEYFGYSDIAVSLSYARKMTEQFSFGGTVKYVEETLDKLKMRGVMIDLGTYYRTGLGSTRFAVTVSNFGAELAPDGEVILIGNRTNSEWQSFAPPTIFRVGFAFEPYESDEHRVTTSIQLNHPNDNSENVVTGAEYAWQKMLFLRAGYKFNVDEQNYSFGLGLNVPISIAEFTLDYAFTNFQRLGSAHRFSIMLGL; this is encoded by the coding sequence ATGAAAAATTTGTTTTACATACTTCTTTCGATAATTATTCTGAACGATATAATGTTCGCTCAGTTATTTCCTGTGCTTGGTGACCAGAGAGCGGGAATATCTACAGCACAATTTTTAAAGATTGGTGTTGGCGGAAGAGCTGCAGCACTTGGTGAATCTTTTATTGCGATTTCTGATGATGCTTCTGCACTTTACTGGAATCCTGCGGGATTAGCGCAGTTCAATAAAAATCAACTAATTATCTCGCATAATATCTGGGTTGCAGATATAAATCATGATTTTATTGGAGTAGTTTATCATTTGGACGGTGATAATTCATTCGGAGCTTCATTAACAGCGGTCACTATGGATGATATGCCGGTAACCACAGAATTCGCACCGTTTGGAACAGGAGAATATTTTGGATACAGCGATATTGCAGTGTCTCTATCTTATGCAAGAAAAATGACTGAGCAATTCAGCTTTGGCGGTACAGTTAAATATGTTGAAGAAACTCTCGATAAATTAAAAATGCGTGGCGTAATGATTGATTTAGGAACCTACTACAGAACCGGCTTGGGCTCAACTCGTTTTGCTGTTACAGTTTCTAATTTCGGGGCTGAGTTGGCTCCGGATGGTGAAGTTATATTAATCGGAAACAGAACAAATTCAGAGTGGCAGTCTTTTGCACCACCGACAATTTTCAGAGTTGGCTTTGCTTTTGAACCATATGAATCCGATGAACATCGGGTGACCACATCCATTCAATTAAATCATCCTAATGATAACAGCGAAAATGTTGTAACCGGAGCAGAGTACGCCTGGCAGAAAATGTTATTCCTCCGCGCTGGTTATAAATTTAATGTCGATGAACAAAACTATTCATTCGGACTTGGATTAAATGTGCCAATAAGTATCGCAGAATTTACACTTGATTATGCGTTTACTAATTTTCAGAGATTAGGTTCAGCGCACAGATTTTCAATTATGCTTGGACTATAA
- a CDS encoding T9SS type A sorting domain-containing protein: protein MKIFLITFYFVLSSLTFSQSQFQEFINHVNSLGDPAAKQSAVDSFMTYARTQGIPFIEDSTANFIYLGNPNSVSVPGDFNGWSATAWPMTKLSETNFWYRSENFELDARLDYKFFIVNNSGSFWILDPENPNTCQGGFGPNSELSMPLYIQPWEINYSSNIQHGTVITKVIYSTNVDTIYHLNIYLPPGYDSLASTTYPTVYFQDGSEYISLGKAVNVIDNLLDSSKIEPVIAVFVKPNNRNEEYAGSLRNQYRLFFVNELVSYIDANYKTKVDPKQRLVLGDSFGGNISALISYNHPEVFGLCGLHSAAFWPNNYEAYNLVINGQVKDIKWSSIWGTYESLFTNMRDFRDFLLSNSYELDWLERPEGHSWGLWRANIDRMLEYFFSGNSSDVIAEDLSPDNFILYQNYPNPFNPTTRISWQTPIGSWQTLKVYDVLGNEVATLVNEEKSAGEYEVELNASSGIGALVSGIYFYQLQSGSYVETKKMVLLK from the coding sequence ATGAAAATATTCCTTATAACTTTTTACTTTGTTCTTTCATCTTTGACTTTCAGTCAATCCCAATTTCAGGAATTCATCAATCACGTTAACTCGCTCGGTGATCCTGCAGCAAAGCAATCTGCCGTTGACAGCTTTATGACTTATGCTAGAACTCAGGGAATCCCATTCATTGAAGACTCAACTGCAAATTTTATTTATTTGGGAAATCCTAACTCAGTTTCTGTTCCCGGTGATTTTAATGGCTGGAGTGCTACCGCCTGGCCAATGACAAAACTAAGTGAAACTAATTTCTGGTATCGTTCTGAAAATTTTGAACTTGATGCTCGTCTCGATTACAAATTCTTTATTGTAAACAATAGTGGTAGTTTTTGGATACTTGATCCCGAAAATCCAAATACCTGTCAGGGAGGATTTGGTCCTAATTCTGAATTATCAATGCCCTTGTATATTCAACCGTGGGAAATAAATTATAGTTCGAATATTCAACATGGAACAGTAATAACAAAAGTTATTTACAGTACTAACGTAGATACAATTTACCATTTAAACATATATCTCCCTCCAGGTTATGATTCATTGGCTTCTACAACTTATCCAACAGTTTATTTCCAGGATGGATCGGAGTATATCAGCCTCGGTAAGGCTGTAAATGTGATTGATAACTTACTCGACAGTTCAAAAATTGAACCTGTGATTGCTGTGTTTGTAAAACCAAATAATCGAAACGAAGAGTATGCTGGGTCACTAAGAAATCAATACAGATTATTTTTTGTAAATGAGCTCGTTTCTTACATTGATGCGAATTATAAAACTAAAGTTGATCCAAAGCAAAGATTAGTACTTGGCGATTCTTTTGGTGGAAATATTTCTGCGCTCATCAGCTACAATCATCCTGAAGTATTTGGATTGTGTGGACTTCATTCCGCGGCATTCTGGCCAAATAATTACGAGGCTTATAATCTGGTAATCAATGGTCAGGTTAAAGATATCAAATGGAGTTCTATTTGGGGAACTTATGAAAGCTTGTTTACGAATATGAGAGATTTCAGAGATTTTCTTTTGTCTAATAGCTATGAACTTGACTGGCTCGAACGACCGGAAGGACATAGCTGGGGACTTTGGCGCGCTAATATTGATCGTATGTTAGAATATTTCTTTTCTGGAAATTCAAGTGATGTTATTGCTGAAGATTTATCTCCGGATAATTTTATCCTTTACCAGAACTATCCGAATCCATTTAATCCAACCACCAGGATCAGCTGGCAGACACCAATAGGCAGTTGGCAAACATTAAAAGTCTATGATGTTCTTGGAAATGAAGTTGCAACTTTAGTTAATGAAGAAAAATCTGCTGGCGAATATGAAGTTGAATTAAATGCATCATCCGGTATCGGGGCGCTGGTATCCGGCATCTATTTCTATCAACTCCAATCCGGCAGCTATGTTGAGACAAAGAAAATGGTACTATTAAAGTAA
- a CDS encoding T9SS type A sorting domain-containing protein: protein MKSFIFFLLLMLLYINSSLFSQTSVTVEDIQYLPDSVLINIGDQPSPLNGQQVKVKGIVMVSPLVNPQNDRRPIMWSGARWVTYLYDPDGQVHDQFDGINVLQMDTSAQYQGTFFDLIDTAQVVEITLTVNEFNTTTQGEVLISPVTPVSIIQQLPKRPDPIELEISDFMSGGVLNPLAEKYEGQYVIIRNVVTSDRNASTGTFRINDGQGNYMFMFDQSGYFTLRGHRLTGLTTYQPPVDGTVLSYIRGVIQTRTTGYYIGPMYPNDMEIAVTPPSISSLRRSLPQVLTNQSVTLTANVTDDGSVDSVRLYYRVDGGNYTAVNMTHGTGNSYSGVIPGVNSDSAIVDYYIWSKDNQGNTSTLPSNINNVQYFYLVLNRNVTIQDVQYSPFGTDVSGYNGYRVPLTGVVTADTSDCTPTFALRIYMQNGQGPWSGIQVGTRGTNGSTIRGFQKGQLVTVNGLVWDEAVTPTFNVTRIDSITSVQVISSGNPLPTPEVLQTTTIGTGGLGQIQKEQWESVLIRYNNVTVTNENADFPSNFGEMYVSDGSTDTRVELEDGNHDYHNLSDPTRLYYVKTGSTFDALQGVLYYSFGNYKLVPRNNNDFIGYNPVSVETDGTIPTQYGLSQNYPNPFNPSTKINFSLPFESNVRLSVFNILGQEVKVLVDNQIQSIGNYNLTFDARDLPSGIYFYRLTASSLGDNDQNFVDVKKMMLIK, encoded by the coding sequence ATGAAATCATTTATATTTTTTCTTTTGCTGATGTTGTTATACATCAATAGTAGCCTATTCTCTCAGACTAGTGTTACAGTTGAAGATATTCAATATCTGCCGGATTCTGTACTTATAAACATTGGTGATCAACCTTCACCGTTGAATGGACAGCAAGTTAAAGTTAAGGGAATTGTTATGGTTAGCCCATTAGTTAATCCTCAAAATGACAGAAGACCAATTATGTGGTCAGGTGCAAGATGGGTGACTTATCTTTATGATCCTGATGGCCAGGTTCATGATCAATTTGATGGAATCAATGTTTTACAGATGGATACTTCTGCTCAATACCAGGGAACTTTTTTCGATTTAATTGATACGGCACAAGTTGTGGAAATTACATTGACAGTGAATGAATTCAATACTACGACACAAGGTGAAGTACTAATATCGCCTGTTACTCCTGTAAGTATTATCCAACAATTACCAAAAAGACCAGACCCGATTGAACTTGAGATTTCAGATTTTATGTCTGGTGGTGTTTTGAATCCGCTGGCTGAAAAATATGAAGGTCAATATGTAATCATCAGGAATGTCGTAACGAGTGATAGAAATGCGAGTACAGGTACCTTCAGAATAAACGATGGTCAGGGAAATTATATGTTTATGTTTGATCAATCAGGATATTTTACTCTGCGAGGCCATCGATTAACAGGTCTTACCACATATCAGCCACCAGTAGACGGTACTGTTTTAAGTTATATTAGAGGAGTTATACAAACAAGAACAACCGGGTATTATATTGGTCCGATGTATCCTAATGATATGGAAATTGCAGTAACACCTCCATCGATTAGTTCTTTAAGAAGAAGTTTACCTCAGGTACTTACAAACCAGTCGGTTACACTAACTGCTAATGTAACTGATGATGGAAGTGTAGATTCAGTAAGACTTTATTATCGCGTTGATGGCGGAAACTATACTGCTGTAAACATGACCCATGGGACTGGAAACAGTTATTCAGGTGTTATTCCCGGAGTTAATAGTGATTCAGCTATAGTTGATTATTACATCTGGTCAAAAGATAATCAAGGTAATACTTCAACCTTACCATCAAATATAAATAATGTTCAGTACTTCTATCTTGTTCTTAATAGAAATGTAACTATCCAGGATGTTCAGTACAGTCCATTTGGTACAGATGTGAGCGGATATAATGGTTACCGTGTACCATTAACTGGTGTTGTTACTGCAGACACAAGTGACTGTACTCCAACATTTGCACTAAGAATTTATATGCAGAATGGACAGGGCCCCTGGAGTGGAATTCAGGTTGGAACAAGAGGAACAAACGGAAGTACAATTCGCGGATTCCAAAAAGGACAGTTAGTTACAGTTAACGGTCTCGTTTGGGATGAAGCTGTAACGCCAACATTCAACGTTACTAGAATCGACAGTATAACCAGTGTTCAGGTTATCTCTTCAGGTAATCCTTTGCCAACACCTGAGGTCTTACAAACCACCACAATCGGAACAGGTGGACTCGGTCAGATTCAAAAAGAACAATGGGAAAGTGTATTAATCAGATATAATAATGTTACAGTAACAAATGAAAATGCTGATTTTCCGAGCAACTTTGGTGAGATGTACGTTAGCGATGGAAGCACAGATACCCGCGTTGAGCTCGAGGACGGAAATCATGATTATCATAATCTTTCCGATCCAACGCGACTTTACTATGTGAAGACTGGTAGCACATTCGATGCATTGCAGGGAGTTCTATATTACTCTTTTGGAAACTATAAGCTTGTTCCAAGAAACAATAACGATTTCATCGGGTATAATCCTGTAAGTGTAGAAACTGATGGGACGATCCCAACGCAGTATGGACTTTCACAAAATTATCCGAACCCGTTCAATCCATCTACCAAGATAAATTTCTCATTGCCATTTGAGTCGAATGTCAGATTGAGCGTTTTCAACATTCTTGGCCAGGAAGTTAAAGTGCTTGTTGATAACCAGATTCAATCGATTGGCAATTATAATCTAACTTTTGATGCTCGCGATCTTCCATCAGGAATTTATTTTTACAGGCTGACCGCTTCATCCTTGGGAGATAACGATCAAAACTTTGTTGATGTTAAAAAGATGATGTTAATAAAATAA
- a CDS encoding TonB-dependent receptor gives MKKFLLLFFLLTIVNYAQQTGTLSGNVTDAATGEGLPGVNILLKGTYFGAATDINGNFTITAIPVGTYNVDISLIGYKTYQFTGTKIESNKTTRLDVKLEETVLTLEQDVVVIGEKPLMDVEETQSKRSISREEIDQLIVENVQNIVSQQSGVVVNNSNEVHIRGGRTYENAFLLDGVSVQDPIAGTGFGLQLSASSIEEVEVITGGFNAEYGQATSGIVNVKTKEGSEKYSGALTYKRDNFGNTSSYHVFNIDVLEANISGPEPITSFLLPVLGVNIPGELTFFTNFYGGISDGITQGYNKVTADQLLSSTFGGSRFAPREENSWFWLAKLSYLYSPTLKFNYSFNQSVNINQNSQSLQSNLEYVEPSPGYQYTFQYLLDNANTFTHNNIYHNFSVTHTLNSRTYYEVKANYFFTNLRGDANGLYYSLYNEPKDIVNFPIEYFNENRDTVGVIPGDGFWDVGNPFTWHDHFLEEFSLRGDLTSFFDEMNKFKAGFNMQFQQMQVVDIYKPWIGELGLNNDIYTVYPALGSFYAQDNINFGGMILNFGLRLDYWFPGKYVDDAVADTNVITIPDEIRDGYYEDSYGWFGDRRFKARLSPRLGISHPVSDFQTLFFSYGHFSKWPKPQFVYAKLNPVSAQSSFQKFGNPNLDPETTVAYELGLKTQFTPDDVLTVTAYYKDIFDYVSTRTAKITSARLAAESFITYVNTDYARSRGLEVEFRKRIGRWFNGQASFAYSIVTGKSSSSEEGVLIARGDLEESIREEYLSWDRPITASLSMNFFAAKGTFGFAEEILDNWSLYVRGFFQSGKRYTPAVFTGSVDQQGRKEYEFVQGERYSEIADDWFYVDLNFEKYFDLSGLSFSVFLEVNNLLDNENSTIINPVTGRAYEYGDDVPSSWNDPRYPDLQAPISPYPLNPARYLTKRNFKFGVTFTF, from the coding sequence ATGAAGAAATTTTTACTTCTATTTTTTCTGCTAACGATAGTCAATTATGCTCAGCAAACCGGAACACTCTCCGGAAACGTTACCGACGCAGCAACAGGTGAAGGGTTACCTGGTGTTAATATTCTTTTAAAGGGAACTTATTTCGGTGCTGCAACTGATATAAATGGAAATTTTACCATTACAGCAATACCTGTCGGAACTTACAACGTTGATATTTCTTTGATCGGTTACAAAACATACCAGTTCACAGGAACAAAGATTGAATCGAACAAAACTACAAGACTTGATGTAAAACTAGAAGAAACAGTATTGACTCTTGAGCAGGATGTTGTTGTAATTGGTGAAAAACCTCTTATGGACGTTGAAGAAACCCAAAGTAAAAGAAGCATTTCGAGAGAAGAGATTGACCAGCTTATTGTAGAGAATGTACAGAATATAGTCTCGCAGCAGTCAGGAGTAGTAGTTAACAATTCAAACGAAGTTCATATTCGAGGTGGAAGAACCTATGAAAATGCATTTTTATTAGACGGTGTTTCGGTGCAGGATCCGATTGCAGGTACAGGTTTCGGACTTCAGCTAAGCGCTTCATCAATTGAAGAAGTTGAAGTAATCACAGGTGGATTTAATGCTGAGTATGGTCAAGCAACTTCAGGAATAGTAAACGTAAAAACAAAAGAGGGAAGTGAAAAATATAGTGGTGCCTTGACGTATAAACGAGATAACTTTGGCAATACTTCATCATATCATGTTTTTAATATAGATGTGCTTGAAGCAAATATAAGTGGACCTGAACCAATAACTTCTTTTTTACTGCCTGTACTTGGTGTCAATATTCCCGGTGAGCTTACATTCTTCACTAATTTTTATGGTGGAATAAGTGATGGAATAACACAGGGATATAATAAAGTAACTGCTGATCAACTACTCTCGTCAACTTTTGGAGGAAGCAGATTCGCACCGCGAGAAGAGAACAGCTGGTTCTGGCTCGCAAAATTGTCCTATCTTTATTCTCCAACTTTAAAGTTCAATTATTCATTTAATCAATCGGTAAACATTAATCAAAATTCTCAATCACTACAGTCAAACCTTGAGTATGTTGAACCATCTCCCGGTTATCAATACACATTTCAATATCTGCTTGATAATGCGAATACATTCACGCATAATAATATTTATCATAATTTCAGTGTCACTCATACATTGAACTCACGTACTTATTATGAAGTCAAAGCAAATTACTTTTTTACAAATCTCAGGGGTGATGCAAACGGTCTTTATTACAGCTTATACAATGAACCGAAAGATATCGTAAACTTTCCGATTGAATACTTTAATGAAAACCGCGATACTGTAGGAGTGATTCCCGGTGATGGATTCTGGGATGTTGGAAATCCCTTTACATGGCACGATCATTTTCTTGAAGAGTTTTCATTGCGGGGCGATCTCACAAGTTTCTTCGATGAAATGAATAAGTTCAAAGCTGGATTCAATATGCAATTTCAGCAAATGCAGGTGGTTGACATTTATAAACCATGGATCGGTGAGCTTGGTTTGAATAACGATATTTACACAGTATATCCTGCACTTGGTTCCTTTTATGCACAGGATAACATAAACTTTGGTGGGATGATTCTTAACTTCGGTTTGCGACTTGATTATTGGTTCCCGGGAAAATATGTCGATGATGCAGTCGCAGATACTAATGTAATCACAATACCTGATGAAATCAGAGATGGTTATTATGAGGATTCATATGGATGGTTTGGTGATCGAAGATTTAAAGCGAGACTAAGTCCACGTCTTGGAATTTCTCATCCTGTATCTGATTTTCAAACTCTGTTCTTTTCTTACGGACATTTCAGCAAATGGCCAAAGCCTCAGTTTGTTTATGCAAAGCTCAATCCGGTCAGTGCTCAATCATCTTTCCAGAAATTTGGTAATCCAAATCTTGATCCGGAGACAACAGTCGCTTATGAACTAGGATTAAAGACGCAATTCACTCCTGATGATGTCTTGACCGTAACTGCATATTATAAAGATATATTCGATTACGTGAGTACACGAACAGCAAAAATAACATCCGCACGATTAGCCGCAGAAAGTTTTATAACATATGTCAATACAGATTATGCACGCAGCAGAGGTTTGGAAGTTGAATTTAGAAAAAGAATCGGCAGATGGTTTAATGGTCAGGCATCATTTGCATATTCAATTGTAACCGGTAAAAGCTCATCATCTGAAGAGGGAGTATTAATAGCTCGTGGTGATCTCGAAGAATCAATTAGAGAAGAATATCTATCATGGGACAGACCAATTACTGCATCATTATCTATGAACTTTTTTGCTGCAAAAGGCACTTTTGGATTCGCTGAAGAAATATTGGATAACTGGAGTTTGTATGTAAGAGGATTCTTCCAATCAGGTAAAAGATATACACCGGCAGTATTCACCGGTTCTGTGGATCAGCAGGGCAGAAAAGAATATGAGTTTGTTCAAGGAGAACGTTACTCAGAAATTGCAGATGATTGGTTTTACGTTGATCTAAATTTCGAAAAATATTTTGATCTGAGTGGATTAAGTTTTTCAGTTTTTCTTGAAGTGAATAATCTTCTTGATAATGAAAATTCAACAATAATTAACCCGGTGACAGGAAGAGCGTATGAATACGGTGATGATGTACCAAGCAGTTGGAATGATCCGAGGTATCCGGACTTACAAGCGCCAATATCACCATATCCGCTTAATCCGGCAAGATACCTTACCAAGCGTAATTTTAAATTTGGAGTGACTTTTACTTTCTAA